Proteins found in one Arachis stenosperma cultivar V10309 chromosome 8, arast.V10309.gnm1.PFL2, whole genome shotgun sequence genomic segment:
- the LOC130946398 gene encoding uncharacterized protein LOC130946398 isoform X1 encodes MTSSCLNALSQAIHKKLHRAVANPSQRRNLLQELFADVALEVDDRAKDVIVKKEEDVISPAEDLIEGPLCFYDVLAEYFARVPETGKRILEMIVQMWTQSFASNIFALLFHKWLFEVQLDNPEVLLRYSAALVQGATNVFWIDIQTHTRRFQSLFCYLLQDVTLVPNRLNKIPVQAQRDMYLLLSRFMLFYNAANQIDSFLKHCPTFPNAFLNGGPADIFVTELTDQLQKLKVEPVLLHYLSEIKVLQGMELRMTTSTRLKTCLYSFTSPGGLMYPTRAVCHTAWEALDLLFPVGRYPRHLISLFFRLLYPWYWPSTCWNLLDFCIKAILHSLLKVLLSFWAKIAKPKSS; translated from the exons ATGACTAGTAGTTGTCTCAATGCTCTTTCTCAAGCCATCCACAAGAAGCTCCACCGG GCAGTAGCTAATCCGTCGCAGAGGCGCAACTTGTTGCAGGAGCTATTTGCAGATGTAGCTTTAGAAGTGGATGATCGCGCCAAAG ATGTAATagtgaaaaaggaagaagatgtTATATCTCCTGCAGAGGATTTGATTGAAGGTCCATTATGTTTCTATGATGTTCTTGCTGAGTATTTTGCCAGAGTTCCAGAGACTGGAAAACGTATTCTTGAAATGATTGTTCAAATGTGGACCCAATCATTTGCATCCAACATATTTGCCCTCCTCTTCCACAAATGG TTATTTGAAGTTCAACTTGACAATCCAGAAGTGCTGCTTCGCTACTCAGCTGCTCTTGTTCAAGGTGCAACTAATGTTTTCTG GATTGACATTCAAACACACACAAGGCGTTTCCAGTCTCTGTTCTGT TACCTTCTGCAAGATGTTACATTGGTCCCCAATCGATTGAATAAAATTCCAGTTCAG GCACAACGAGATATGTATCTTTTGCTTTCAAGGTTCATGCTCTTTTACAATGCAG CTAACCAAATAGATAGCTTTCTGAAACATTGTCCAACTTTTCCAAATGCCTTCTTGAATGGTGGCCCGGCAGATATATTTGTTACAGAACTTACTGATCAG CTTCAAAAGTTGAAGGTGGAACCAGTACTACTGCATTACCTTTCAGAAATTAAGGTCCTTCAGG GCATGGAACTTAGAATGACTACAAGTACAAGACTAAAAACTTGTTTGTATAGTTTCACTTCTCCTGGCGGTCTGATGTATCCCACTAGAGCCGTTTGTCATACGGCCTGGGAAGCATTGGATTTGCTCTTTCCG GTTGGACGATACCCTCGGCATCTTATAAGTTTGTTCTTTAGATTGCTATATCCCTGGTATTGGCCTTCCACTTGCTGGAACTTGTTGGATTTTTGCATTAAGGCAATCCTTCACTCCTTGTTGAAGGTGTTATTGTCCTTCTGGGCAAAGATTGCCAAGCCAAAGTCATCTTAG
- the LOC130946398 gene encoding uncharacterized protein LOC130946398 isoform X2 translates to MIAPKLMILSLLGITDVIVKKEEDVISPAEDLIEGPLCFYDVLAEYFARVPETGKRILEMIVQMWTQSFASNIFALLFHKWLFEVQLDNPEVLLRYSAALVQGATNVFWIDIQTHTRRFQSLFCYLLQDVTLVPNRLNKIPVQAQRDMYLLLSRFMLFYNAANQIDSFLKHCPTFPNAFLNGGPADIFVTELTDQLQKLKVEPVLLHYLSEIKVLQGMELRMTTSTRLKTCLYSFTSPGGLMYPTRAVCHTAWEALDLLFPVGRYPRHLISLFFRLLYPWYWPSTCWNLLDFCIKAILHSLLKVLLSFWAKIAKPKSS, encoded by the exons ATGATCGCGCCAAAG TTGATGATTTTGAGTCTCCTGGGTATAACAGATGTAATagtgaaaaaggaagaagatgtTATATCTCCTGCAGAGGATTTGATTGAAGGTCCATTATGTTTCTATGATGTTCTTGCTGAGTATTTTGCCAGAGTTCCAGAGACTGGAAAACGTATTCTTGAAATGATTGTTCAAATGTGGACCCAATCATTTGCATCCAACATATTTGCCCTCCTCTTCCACAAATGG TTATTTGAAGTTCAACTTGACAATCCAGAAGTGCTGCTTCGCTACTCAGCTGCTCTTGTTCAAGGTGCAACTAATGTTTTCTG GATTGACATTCAAACACACACAAGGCGTTTCCAGTCTCTGTTCTGT TACCTTCTGCAAGATGTTACATTGGTCCCCAATCGATTGAATAAAATTCCAGTTCAG GCACAACGAGATATGTATCTTTTGCTTTCAAGGTTCATGCTCTTTTACAATGCAG CTAACCAAATAGATAGCTTTCTGAAACATTGTCCAACTTTTCCAAATGCCTTCTTGAATGGTGGCCCGGCAGATATATTTGTTACAGAACTTACTGATCAG CTTCAAAAGTTGAAGGTGGAACCAGTACTACTGCATTACCTTTCAGAAATTAAGGTCCTTCAGG GCATGGAACTTAGAATGACTACAAGTACAAGACTAAAAACTTGTTTGTATAGTTTCACTTCTCCTGGCGGTCTGATGTATCCCACTAGAGCCGTTTGTCATACGGCCTGGGAAGCATTGGATTTGCTCTTTCCG GTTGGACGATACCCTCGGCATCTTATAAGTTTGTTCTTTAGATTGCTATATCCCTGGTATTGGCCTTCCACTTGCTGGAACTTGTTGGATTTTTGCATTAAGGCAATCCTTCACTCCTTGTTGAAGGTGTTATTGTCCTTCTGGGCAAAGATTGCCAAGCCAAAGTCATCTTAG
- the LOC130946399 gene encoding THO complex subunit 4A — protein MSAALDMTLDDIIKNNKKSGSAGSRGRGRQSGSGPGPTRRFPNRAANRLTPYATAKAPETAWQHDLYADQAVGAFPAQGGRASSIETGTKLYISNLDYGVSNDDIKELFSEVGDLKRHTVHYDRSGRSKGTAEVVFSRRADAVAAVKRYNNVQLDGKPMKVEIVGTNITTQAVAPAANGGFGNLGGVPRSGQGRSGGPLVRPRGGGGRGRGPPRRGRGRGRGRGGEKVSAEDLDADLEKYHSEAMQLN, from the exons ATGTCTGCGGCACTCGATATGACCCTTGACGACATCATTAAGAACAACAAGAAGTCCGGATCAGCCGGATCCCGCGGCCGTGGTCGCCAATCCGGATCCGGACCCGGACCTACTCGCCGCTTCCCAAACCGCGCCGCCAACCGTCTTACGCCTTACGCCACCGCTAag GCGCCGGAGACAGCGTGGCAGCACGACCTGTATGCAGATCAGGCTGTGGGAGCTTTCCCTGCGCAGGGTGGTCGAGCGTCGTCGATTGAAACGGGGACCAAGCTATACATCTCGAATTTGGATTATGGTGTTTCTAACGATGATATCAAG GAATTATTTTCTGAAGTTGGTGACTTGAAACGGCACACTGTTCATTACGACAGGAGTGGGAGATCGAAG GGTACAGCGGAAGTAGTCTTCTCGCGGAGAGCTGATGCTGTAGCTGCAGTGAAGAGGTACAACAACGTGCAACTTGATGGGAAACCAATGAAGGTAGAGATTGTTGGAACGAACATCACAACACAAGCTGTTGCTCCTGCTGCAAATGGAGGTTTTGGAAATTTGGGTGGAGTTCCCAGAAG TGGACAAGGGAGAAGTGGAGGGCCATTAGTACGACCACGTGGTGGTGGAGGTAGAGGACGTGGCCCTCCTCGAAGAGGTCGAGGGCGTGGAAGAGGTCGTGGCGGTGAGAAGGTATCTGCGGAAGATCTTGATGCTGATTTGGAGAAGTACCATTCAGAGGCAATGCAATTAAACTGA
- the LOC130945681 gene encoding uncharacterized protein LOC130945681, producing the protein MFPKDFFKTRTILAPTLDIVEEVNNHLMAIIPVREKLYLSSDSICMDEGNMESQLDLYSPKLLNNINCSGLPPHKLILKVGVPVMLLRNIDQSSGLCNGTRLQVRKLRNHVIECEVLMGNNVGHIALILRMNMVPTNETVPVRFQRRQFPIIVSFAMTIISLRDKLYLMLDCTCPDQFLHMANYMWHFQELRVREV; encoded by the coding sequence ATGTTCCCAAAAGATTTTTTCAAAACAAGAACTATACTGGCTCCCACACTAGACATTGTTGAAGAGGTCAACAACCATCTGATGGCTATCATTCCTGTAAGGGAAAAATTATATCTTAGTTCGGATTCCATTTGTATGGATGAAGGGAATATGGAAAGTCAACTAGATCTCTATAGTCCTAAATTACTGAATAACATAAATTGTTCTGGTTTGCCTCCACATAAACTAATACTCAAGGTTGGTGTTCCGGTGATGTTACTGAGGAATATTGACCAATCTAGTGGTCTTTGTAACGGTACAAGACTACAAGTTAGGAAGCTTAGAAATCATGTCATAGAATGTGAAGTCTTAATGGGTAATAATGTTGGTCATATTGCTTTGATTCTAAGAATGAATATGGTACCAACAAATGAAACCGTCCCAGTTAGATTCCAACGAAGACAGTTTCCCATAATAGTATCATTTGCCATGACAATAATAAGTTTGAGGGACAAACTTTATCTCATGTTGGATTGTACTTGCCCAGACCAGTTTTTACACATGGCCAACTATATGTGGCACTTTCAAGAGTTAAGAGTAAGAGAGGTTTAA